Genomic DNA from Candidatus Marinimicrobia bacterium CG08_land_8_20_14_0_20_45_22:
ACCCATACAAAAAAGAAGGAAAGCGGTGACGAGTCCTTCAGCAAAACGATCATTCGCTGAACCAAGTTTTATTTTCAATCGTTCGCTCAACCGGTCGATCCCAGATTCCAGATTTAACAGTTCGCCGAGGATTGCGCCGATGACCAGACTAAATACGACGATAAGGAAAGAAGATGTTTTAGACGCCATGATGAAACCCAGACCGAGCGTGAACAATCCGATCGCCTGAAAAACGATCGTCACGATTTTCTGCGGAAGTTTGGAGTGCAGAAAAAGTCCGATGGAACTTCCAACCAGAACGGCGACTATGTTAATCCACGTACCCAGCATGAAATGAAGAATTGCCGACTACTCGATCGGCCCTTCGGGAATGATGATCCAGCCGATAATGTAAGTAACGATCATCGGTAAAAAACCGGTAACGATCGTTGCAAAAACGACGCCCAGACGAATGAGCGTCGAATCGATGGACAGTATTTCGCTCAGCCCGCCGCAAATCCCGGCGAGTTTTTCATCGGTTTTGGATCGGTAAATTTTCTTCATGGTCTGATTCTCCTTTATCTACGGATAATTTTAACGAATGATGGGGTGAATTCCAAATGGCAAAATCTGAGATTACGCGTCCGTTTTCCGATGAACAGTTTCCAACGAAAATGCCGGCAGGCAAACTGAGATGTATTCCGACG
This window encodes:
- a CDS encoding PspC domain-containing protein; this translates as MKKIYRSKTDEKLAGICGGLSEILSIDSTLIRLGVVFATIVTGFLPMIVTYIIGWIIIPEGPIE